A genomic window from Gossypium hirsutum isolate 1008001.06 chromosome D12, Gossypium_hirsutum_v2.1, whole genome shotgun sequence includes:
- the LOC121224271 gene encoding F-box protein At5g50450 produces MLQRKKQRISRKFTDKSDLFDGLPEDLVISILSKLASSASSPSDFINILVTCKRLNRLALHPLVLSKAGSKALAVKARNWCDSAHHFLKHCINAGNVEACYTLGMIQFYCLQNRGSGASLLAKAAIKSHAPALYSLGVIQFNGSGGSKNDKDLRAGVALCARAAFLGHVDALRELGHCLQDGYGVRQHIAEGRRLLIQANARELASSLNALVKRKPQQQHQRRLNYQHYSFKAGSGCPLLSDFGCNVPAPEVHPVNVFLKEWFESGRGALEQGLRLCSHKGCGRPETRAHEFRRCSVCGTVNYCSRGCQALDWKLRHKAECGPIERWLEEGGNGDDGGHGGVGEMEEVVEAEHFAI; encoded by the exons atgTTGCAGAGAAAAAAGCAAAGGATTTCTCGTAAATTCACCGATAAATCTGATCTGTTCGATGGATTACCTGAGGATCTTGTTATTTCCATCCTTTCCAAGCTCGCTTCTTCCGCTTCTTCCCCTTCGGATTTCATCAACATTCTCGTAAC aTGTAAGAGATTAAACCGTTTGGCTCTTCATCCTTTGGTTTTATCAAAAGCTGGCTCTAAAGCTTTGGCCGTCAAAGCTAGAAACTGGTGCGATTCCGCTCACCATTTTCTCAAACACTGCATTAACGCCGGCAACGTTGAAGCTTGCTACACTCTCGGCATG ATCCAATTTTACTGCTTGCAAAACAGAGGAAGCGGAGCGTCGTTACTGGCTAAAGCAGCAATCAAATCCCACGCGCCAGCTCTCTACTCTCTCGGAGTCATTCAATTCAACGGAAGCGGTGGTTCGAAGAACGACAAGGATCTCCGTGCCGGAGTAGCCTTATGCGCGAGAGCCGCTTTCCTAGGCCACGTGGACGCCCTGCGTGAACTTGGCCATTGCTTACAAGACGGTTACGGCGTGCGCCAACATATAGCCGAAGGACGCCGGCTGCTCATCCAAGCCAACGCGCGGGAACTTGCGTCGTCTTTAAACGCCTTAGTCAAACGAAAACCCCAGCAACAACACCAACGTCGTTTAAATTATCAACATTATAGTTTCAAGGCGGGTTCGGGTTGTCCGTTATTGAGTGATTTCGGGTGCAATGTGCCGGCACCGGAGGTCCACCCGGTGAACGTGTTTTTAAAAGAATGGTTCGAGTCAGGGAGGGGTGCGTTGGAGCAGGGGCTAAGGCTTTGTTCCCATAAAGGGTGCGGGAGGCCCGAGACAAGGGCTCACGAGTTTAGGAGATGCTCGGTTTGCGGCACCGTGAACTATTGCTCCCGTGGTTGCCAAGCGCTTGATTGGAAGTTGAGACATAAGGCGGAATGTGGACCGATTGAAAGGTGGTTGGAAGAAGGCGGTAATGGTGATGACGGCGGCCACGGCGGTGTTGGAGAAATGGAGGAAGTTGTGGAAGCTGAACATTTTGCTATTTAA